Proteins from a genomic interval of Diospyros lotus cultivar Yz01 chromosome 6, ASM1463336v1, whole genome shotgun sequence:
- the LOC127803496 gene encoding nodulation receptor kinase-like: MMEGSNNWISKRLVNCFILCLFLFSRSTGAQKGFISIQCCADSSFTDLSTKITWTTDSEWYPDGSTCQNIPRRVQNDAGREKARFFTSRSGNKWCYNLATATNQEYLIRGTFLFGDLEGTSPDSFFFNVSVGVTQIGTIRSGRDTVVEGAFRAASDYTNFCIEKGKGDPYISKLELRPLHGLDYLKQEPSGVLKLIDRVDVGSNGQNIRYPNDPYDRIWRKELKSDQQSNWTLSSTAQMGSLEITAPPIQVLQTALTHPDVLMFQQDNLGNSNYNLYLYFLELDDSVQPGQRVFDIIINSERRQEVDIMSGESNYKAVPLNFSANGSLNLTLVKASNSQFGPIINAYELLQVHPWTPGTAQEDVDVIMEVRKELLRANQDNEVLKTWSGDPCLRLPWNGLSCEPKNNSLVITKLDLSSANLQGTIPSNITKLIHLKELNLSNNDFTGIVPEFSVSSILTSVDIRHNDLTGKIPESLSSLLYLETLYYGCNSHFSEESLASRNSSKLRTDKGSCGGQKSSNTVKRMVIGIVAGGSLLLSLAAVIFFVCLCKQKSMAGRKFNSKRHPMTKNVVFSIPSMDDIAMKSISIQNFTLAYIEAATQHYKTLIGEGGFGSVYRGTLPDGQEVAVKVRSATSTQGTREFDNELNLLSAIQHENLVPLLGYCCENDQQILVYPFMSNGSLQDRLYGEAAKRKALDWPTRLSIALGAARGLTYLHSFAGRCVIHRDVKSSNILLDHSMCAKVADFGFSKYAPQEGDSGASLEVRGTAGYLDPEYYSTQQLSAKSDVFSFGVVLLEIISGREPLNIQRPRNEWSLVEWAKPYIRNSRIDEIVDPSIKGGYHAEAMWRVVEVALTCIEPFSAYRPCMADIVRELEDAFIIENNASEYMKSIDSFGGSNRYSIERPTVLPPTPTSTQTSSILSQTLPPQPR, from the exons ATGATGGAGGGATCAAATAATTGGATTTCCAAAAGGCTTGTTAACTGTTTCATCCTTTGCCTCTTCCTGTTTTCCCGATCAACTGGTGCACAAAAAG GCTTCATCAGCATACAGTGCTGTGCTGATTCAAGTTTTACAGATCTAAGTACCAAAATAACTTGGACAACAGATAGTGAATGGTACCCAGATGGATCAACCTGCCAAAACATACCCAGACGAGTGCAAAATGATGCAGGCCGTGAAAAGGCTCGTTTTTTCACTTCAAGATCTGGCAACAAATGGTGTTATAACTTAGCAACAGCAACAAATCAAGAGTATCTGATAAGAGGAACATTCCTTTTTGGAGATTTGGAGGGGACATCTCCAGACTCATTCTTCTTTAATGTCTCGGTTGGTGTCACACAAATCGGTACGATTAGATCTGGGAGAGATACAGTAGTGGAGGGAGCTTTCAGAGCTGCTAGTGACTACACAAACTTCTGCATAGAGAAGGGGAAAGGAGACCCTTACATTTCAAAGCTTGAATTAAGGCCTCTGCATGGTTTAGATTATTTGAAGCAAGAGCCATCTGGTGTTCTGAAACTCATTGATAGAGTTGATGTTGGCAGCAATGGGCAGAATATCAG GTATCCAAATGATCCATACGATCGAATCTGGAGAAAGGAGTTGAAATCTGATCAACAGTCCAACTGGACATTATCATCCACTGCCCAAATGGGGAGTCTTGAAATAACAGCACCTCCTATCCAAGTGCTGCAAACAGCTCTAACCCATCCAGATGTTTTAATGTTCCAGCAGGATAACCTTGGCAACTCCAACTACAATCTCTACCTATACTTTCTTGAACTTGATGATTCTGTTCAACCAGGGCAAAGGGTGTTTGACATAATTATCAACAGTGAGAGGAGACAGGAGGTTGATATAATGTCTGGGGAATCAAATTACAAAGCAGTACCTTTGAACTTCTCTGCAAATGGGTCTCTTAATCTGACCTTGGTCAAGGCATCAAACTCCCAGTTCGGACCCATTATTAATGCTTATGAGCTCTTGCAGGTGCACCCTTGGACTCCGGGGACTGCTCAAGAAGATG tgGATGTGATTATGGAGGTTAGGAAAGAGTTACTGAGGGCTAACCAAGACAATGAGGTCTTGAAGACCTGGTCTGGAGACCCATGTCTTCGCCTTCCCTGGAATGGTCTCTCTTGTGAGCCCAAAAATAATTCCCTAGTCATCACTAAATT GGATCTGTCTTCCGCTAATCTCCAAGGAACAATTCCTTCCAACATCACCAAGCTGATCCACCTAAAAGAATT GAACTTGAGCAACAATGACTTCACCGGGATAGTTCCAGAATTCTCAGTTTCTTCCATTTTGACATCAGT GGATATAAGGCACAATGATCTTACTGGGAAGATTCCAGAATCTCTATCCTCACTTCTATATTTGGAGACATT GTATTATGGGTGTAATTCTCATTTCAGTGAAGAGTCTCTTGCCAGCCGTAACAGTTCAAAACTTAGAACCGA CAAAGGAAGTTGTGGTGGCCAAAAATCTTCCAACACAGTGAAGCGAATGGTAATAGGCATTGTAGCAGGCGGATCTCTCCTGCTCTCTCTTGCAGCTGTAATTTTCTTTGTTTGCCTTTGCAAACAAAAATCCATGGCAGGGAGAAAATTCAACAGCAAGAGGCATCCAATGACAAAGA ATGTAGTATTTTCAATACCCAGCATGGATGACATTGCCATGAAGTCAATATCAATACAGAACTTTACCCTGGCTTACATAGAAGCTGCCACCCAACACTACAAAACATTGATAGGTGAAGGTGGTTTCGGATCTGTTTATCGTGGTACACTACCAGATGGTCAGGAAGTGGCAGTAAAGGTCCGCTCAGCCACTTCAACTCAGGGAACTCGAGAATTTGATAATGAG CTAAACCTCTTGTCAGCTATTCAGCATGAAAATTTGGTCCCACTCCTAGGGTACTGTTGCGAAAATGACCAACAAATTCTTGTTTATCCTTTCATGTCCAATGGCTCCCTACAGGATCGCCTTTATG GGGAGGCAGCAAAAAGAAAGGCTCTGGACTGGCCAACCAGACTTTCCATTGCTCTTGGTGCTGCTCGAG GTTTGACGTATCTTCACTCGTTTGCTGGGCGATGTGTCATACATAGGGATGTAAAATCAAGCAACATACTCCTAGATCATAGCATGTGTGCAAAGGTGGCAGACTTTGGTTTTTCAAAATACGCTCCTCAAGAAGGGGATAGTGGTGCTTCTCTAGAAGTAAGGGGGACTGCAGGATACTTGGATCCAGA GTATTATTCTACCCAGCAGTTATCTGCCAAAAGTGATGTCTTCAGCTTCGGTGTTGTTTTACTGGAAATAATAAGTGGTAGAGAGCCACTTAACATCCAGAGGCCACGCAATGAGTGGAGCTTGGTTGAATGG GCCAAGCCATATATAAGGAATTCAAGAATTGATGAAATTGTGGATCCCAGCATAAAAGGAGGCTACCATGCAGAGGCAATGTGGAGGGTTGTGGAGGTAGCACTAACATGCATCGAGCCCTTCTCCGCTTATCGACCATGCATGGCTGACATTGTTCGGGAGTTAGAGGATGCCTTCATCATAGAGAACAATGCATCTGAATATATGAAGTCTATAGACAGCTTTGGAGGATCCAATCGCTACTCTATAGAAAGGCCAACTGTTCTTCCCCCGACTCCAACATCAACACAGACTTCCTCTATTCTATCACAAACCCTTCCTCCACAACCAAGATAA
- the LOC127803499 gene encoding LOW QUALITY PROTEIN: ABC transporter G family member STR2-like (The sequence of the model RefSeq protein was modified relative to this genomic sequence to represent the inferred CDS: deleted 2 bases in 2 codons), with product MMGHANARRGDAVIDIGKPVSFTGGIEFSGLTYTVMKKKQVNGSWVPQEADLLHRITGYAPKGCITAVMGPSGAGKSTFLDGLAGRIASGSLKGRVSLDGAEMSPSLIKRTSAYIMQDDRLFPMLTVYETLMFAADFRLGPISSSDKKQRVDKLIEQLGLSSSRNTYIGDEGARGVSGGERRRVSIGVDIIHGPSLLFLDEPTSGLDSTSAHSVIEKVHDIARSGSTVILTIHQPSSRIQLLLDHLIILARGQLMYQGSPKDVALHLGRLGRKVPKGENPIEFLIDVIQAYDQSELGVTPLAEFALTGVKPPLLEGEDFSVSTVPPSPTPSRLPGDKRRPGEEDRDFDHSLRSPRSTSRSWTPSHSGLVQKFMFAPSRRQADHNKMDISTSTSPGYYRFSKEMLPRTPTPQSSDYTVNEDDYLTPNDAQAMQHAHHLGPKYANSFFQELWVLIRRNFKIVRRTPELFLSRLLVLTVMGVMMATMFIHPKQNLQGITNRLSFFIFTVCLFFFSSNDAVPAFIQERFVFIRETSHNAYRASSYTIAGLVTYLPFLALQAAVYAGIVWFALSLRGPFLYFLVVLYVSLLSTNSFVVFVSSVVPNYILGYAAVIAFTALFFLFCGYFLNSHDIPSYWKWMNKISTMTYPYEGLLVNEFHTSASFGKNLDGHDVTGIEILKQLNIYREKESEKWEKVLIMIGWAVLYRILFYLVLRFGSKNQRT from the exons ATGATGGGTCATGCCAATGCCCGCCGTGGCGACGCAGTGATCGACATAGGCAAGCCCGTGAGTTTCACCGGCGGCATCGAGTTCTCCGGCCTTACTTACACCGTCATGAAAAAGAAGCAGGTGAATGGGAGCTGGGTGCCCCAGGAAGCTGACCTGCTGCACCGGATTACTGGCTATGCGCCTAAGGGATGCATAACCGCCGTCATG GGACCGAGCGGGGCCGGCAAGTCGACCTTCTTGGACGGACTGGCTGGCCGGATCGCCAGCGGGAGCCTTAAGGGGAGAGTGTCGTTGGATGGGGCGGAGATGAGCCCAAGTCTGATCAAGAGGACTTCGGCTTATATCATGCAGGACGATAGGCTCTTCCCCATGCTCACCGTTTATGAGACACTCATGTTCGCCGCAGATTTCAGGCTCGGCCCTATCTCCTCTTCGGACAAGAAGCAGCGAGTCGATAAGCTGATTGAGCAGCTTGGTTTATCA TCGTCTAGGAACACTTACATAGGCGACGAGGGAGCTCGGGGAGTGTCGGGCGGCGAGCGACGGCGAGTCTCGATCGGCGTCGACATCATTCATGGACCATCGCTGCTGTTCCTCGACGAGCCCACATCAGGCTTGGACTCGACCAGTGCCCACAGCGTGATAGAGAAGGTCCACGACATAGCTCGCTCCGGCAGCACAGTGATTCTGACAATCCACCAGCCATCGTCCAGAATCCAGCTGCTGCTTGACCATCTGATCATCTTGGCACGAGGGCAGCTCATGTACCAGGGATCACCCAAGGACGTGGCGCTGCATCTGGGCAGATTGGGCCGCAAAGTGCCCAAGGGGGAGAACCCAATTGAGTTCCTCATTGATGTGATCCAAGCCTACGACCAGTCCGAGCTTGGAGTCACGCCGCTGGCTGAGTTTGCTCTCACCGGGGTGAAGCCACCGCTGTTGGAGGGAGAGGATTTCTCGGTGTCGACC GTGCCTCCATCGCCGACTCCTTCTCGCCTGCCAGGTGACAAGAGGAGGCCTGGTGAGGAAGATAGGGATTTTGATCACAGCCTTAGAAGTCCTCGGAGCACATCCCGATCTTGGACGCCTAGCCACAGTGGGTTGGTGCAAAAATTTATGTTCGCGCCTTCTCGCCGCCAAGCTGACCATAATAAAATGGATATCTCCACCAG CACATCCCCGGGCTACTACAGATTCTCCAAGGAGATGCTCCCGAGAACTCCAACACCTCAGAGCAGTGACTACACCGTCAATGAAGACGACTACCTGACCCCAAACGACGCTCAGGCCATGCAGCACGCCCACCACCTAGGACCCAAATACGCCAACTCCTTCTTCCAGGAGTTATGGGTCTTGATCCGCCGGAACTTCAAGATCGTCCGCCGCACGCCGGAGCTTTTCCTCTCCCGGCTCCTGGTCCTCACCGTCATGGGGGTCATGATGGCCACCATGTTCATCCATCCGAAGCAAAACCTGCAAGGCATCACCAACCGCCTCagcttcttcatcttcaccgtctgtctcttcttcttctcctccaacGACGCCGTTCCGGCCTTCATCCAGGAGCGCTTCGTCTTCATCCGAGAGACCTCTCACAACGCGTACAGAGCGTCGTCATACACCATCGCCGGCCTCGTCACCTACCTCCCGTTCCTCGCCCTCCAGGCCGCAGTCTACGCGGGCATCGTCTGGTTCGCCCTCAGCCTCCGCGGGCCCTTCCTCTACTTCCTCGTCGTCCTCTACGTCTCCCTTCTCTCCACCAACTCCTTCGTCGTATTCGTCAGCTCGGTGGTGCCCAACTACATTCTGGGCTACGCGGCGGTGATCGCATTCACCGccctcttcttcttgttctgcGGCTACTTCTTGAACAGCCATGACATCCCCTCCTACTGGAAGTGGATGAACAAGATATCGACGATGACGTATCCGTACGAGGGGCTTTTGGTGAACGAGTTCCATACGTCGGCGAGCTTCGGAAAGAACCTTGATGGGCACGATGTTACTGGGATTGAAATTTTGAAGCAACTGAATATATATCGGGAAAAGGAATCAGAGAAGTGGGAGAAAGTTCTTATTATGATTGGATGGGCTGTTCTATATAGGATTTTGTTTTACCTGGTTCTTCGATTCGGTTCCAAGAATCAGCGAACTTAA